AAGAAGCGATCGCGATTGCCAAGGGAGTCGATGACGCCGTCATCAGCGATCGCGAAGTGAACTGAGACAAATCGCCTGCGGACAGAGCGATCACCCAAAACGAACTCTAAATCGGGATCCACCGAAACGTTCACCAACATGGATTCTTCGGTTGATTGTCGTCGACAATCAGTCGGCACCATAAACGTTCCAGACAGCCTGCAAGGTCTTCACGGGCACTATCTGACAAGCCGTTGACGCCCCAATGCTTCGACCGTCCTGGGAGCGTGAATCGAACGTTCGCACTCGCCACCAGGATCGATCGGCCACATCAACGCGAGCTCATTTCTTCCGGACTTCGATGATGTACTTCAACAAGTCGTTGAACTCTTTGCGGTTCTTCATCTGCCGCATCAAGTTCTCGGGCATCAACGACACCTTCGACTCGATCACATCCTCGACGTCGTCCTGCGAAATCGTGATTGGCTCCGGCTGAGCGAGATTGCGCAATACCATCTCGTCGTCGTTTTCACTCACACGAATGCCAGTGAGGATCTGACCGTCAACCGTCAGCACGCTCACCTGCGCGTATTCCTTGTCGATCAACTTCGACGGGCGGAGCAGGGCATCGACCAGTTCTTCGTTCGTGCGTTTGGTCGTTGCCTTTTCCAGATCCGGGCCCATTCGAACGGTGCCCGCTGGTGGCGAGTGACACGCGAAGCAAGCTGCCGATGATTCGTGGAACAGCCGTTTGCCACGTTGGAAATTACCCTTCGCCAATGCCACCTGAGCGAGCTTCGCAGGCGAAGCGGCCAGCAACTCCTCTTCAAGCGTCTCGTTCGAGAACACTTCCACCTCAGGTGCCGCGTCCTCATCCATCAATTCCTTTTCCAGCGGATGCAGCTCGAGAATTTCCTCCGGCTTGTAGAACGTCGTCCGGTCCTTGGTCTCTTCGCGAACGTGTGAAACGGACTCAGGACTGACAACCGAGGCTTCATTCCCCCAGGTGTTCCGCACGAAGGTCAGAACTGCGGCCATTTCATCGTCCTTCAACAAGGATCGGAACGCAGTCATCGGTGGCACGCCGCGGGCGGGGTCATAAGTCTTCCCAGCCACGGTCATTTTGCCCCACACACCGTGCAGAGCCATTTTGATCAACCGATCTTCACTTCCGTTGACCCAAGGACTACCGACCAATGGCGGGTAGACATTCGGAGTGCCCTTGCCGTGAGTCATGTGACAGGTCGCACAGTGCGATTCACGTTGATAGATCGTCGCTCCCAACTCGTACGTCTTTTGGTCGGCTGGGCTGAGGTGCTTGGGTGGATCGTATTCCACCAATTCAATTTCCGCAGGAGCAGCGAACTCGCTTCCGCCGGTCGTGTCGACCTTTTCCCAAAAGTGCCGAACCGTCTCAGCAGCGACAACAGCGTGCCGAACATCCGACTCCAACAATTGATTCAGCAACGCTTGGTTCTTGACGCCATTTCGTTGGTGCAACCAAAGTGCTTCCAACAGATGATGAGCTTCCGTTTCATCATTGGGATCAAAGCTGGCCATCCATTTTTGCGTCGCTGCGATGACTTGATCGGAATCATGCTTGGTGAGTTCAATCCGAGTCCGATGCCGAACGCCGTTGACGGGATGCTTGAGATTTTCAAGCAAAGCTTCAATCGGTTGCCCCGCGATTTTGACAGGTTTTTGCAAGGGGCGGTCCTTGACTGTCAATCGAAAAATCCGGCCGTGGGCGTGGTCGCGATTGGGGTCGCGAATGTTGTGCTGCATGTGGCCGATGATGGCGTTGTGCCAATCGGAGACATACAGAGCACCGTCTTCGCCGACCACAGCATCAGTGGGACGGAAATTCCGGTCATCGCTATTGAAGAGTTCTAGCCCCGGCGTTCCCCACACTTCGCCGAACGCTCGAGTCTTGTTCTCTTGGTCGGTAGAGGCGATTTTGACATTTACCGACGCCACGACATCTTTGCCGCGGAAGAACTCAATCTTGCCGTTGTTGAATCGGTCCTCAAACCCTTTTCGATTCCAGATTTTGAATTCAGAAACCTGCACCGGCGACGGGAAGTCACCTCGCATCCACGGGTCTTTTTGTGGCGAGGTGTGAGCAAAGTTTCCTTTGTCACCGTCGACGAGTCGCTGCACGGGATAGGCTCCGTTGCCGTATTCGCTCGACTGCTCCAGTTTGGCTGTCTTGGCGATGTTTCGACCGTCGCTGATGATCTCCACCTCAGACAAATTCATCTGCTGCCGTCCGTTCACACTGAGCCGGAACCCAGTGATCTCATTGTTCTTCAATGCGGGGTGGTTCACCTCAATCAGACGGCCACCTTGCGTGATCTCGACATTAGCTGGCTGCCCTGACGACTCTTCGGCAATGTCATCCTCCTCGACCTCACCTTC
The nucleotide sequence above comes from Rhodopirellula bahusiensis. Encoded proteins:
- a CDS encoding PVC-type heme-binding CxxCH protein, with product MRIMPRLILTVFLLCGGILASLMPQAGAEEAFEFQPNDVVAIYGNGLSDRMQHDPWVETFLQQQLKGLDVSFRNMSFSGDKVNQRPRNKGFTNDIEYLKHVAPDVVFSFYGFNESFAGPEKAEAYCDELIQLVQRYTQARKDAGEDLRFVLFSPIAYENTGDPNLPDGTELNANLAAYAEATREAAEETGVTFVDLFSPTFQLFQSSSEQLTLNGVHLNAAGYKKLAGIISRALLDDEPAADAELDLLYDAVKDKNWHWHNRYRATDGNDIWGSRSTLTFVDGQSNADVLKHELVMLDVMTANRDQVIWAAADGRTLQADDSNVPPPVEVTSNIGGGSASSSAEKEGSIEYLSPEESMAKINVPEGYELNVFASEVQFPDLANPVQMQVDAKGRLWVASWNTYPKWEPGKEMNDSLMILEDTDNDGQADVRKIFAHVHNPLGFEFWNGGVVVTSGPDLLFLKDTDGDDKADVRYPILQGLGTSDTHHAANNLIYGPDGGIYWQSGIFLVHNHETPWKQNLNIGASGMYRFDPRTFAITPHAGNSPNPHGTSFDRWGYCYASDGTGGRCYQVRPEGNGFKMHTLLDKEFRPVAANAILSSEHFPEELQDDILICNTIGFLGVKQYKLDREGEVEEDDIAEESSGQPANVEITQGGRLIEVNHPALKNNEITGFRLSVNGRQQMNLSEVEIISDGRNIAKTAKLEQSSEYGNGAYPVQRLVDGDKGNFAHTSPQKDPWMRGDFPSPVQVSEFKIWNRKGFEDRFNNGKIEFFRGKDVVASVNVKIASTDQENKTRAFGEVWGTPGLELFNSDDRNFRPTDAVVGEDGALYVSDWHNAIIGHMQHNIRDPNRDHAHGRIFRLTVKDRPLQKPVKIAGQPIEALLENLKHPVNGVRHRTRIELTKHDSDQVIAATQKWMASFDPNDETEAHHLLEALWLHQRNGVKNQALLNQLLESDVRHAVVAAETVRHFWEKVDTTGGSEFAAPAEIELVEYDPPKHLSPADQKTYELGATIYQRESHCATCHMTHGKGTPNVYPPLVGSPWVNGSEDRLIKMALHGVWGKMTVAGKTYDPARGVPPMTAFRSLLKDDEMAAVLTFVRNTWGNEASVVSPESVSHVREETKDRTTFYKPEEILELHPLEKELMDEDAAPEVEVFSNETLEEELLAASPAKLAQVALAKGNFQRGKRLFHESSAACFACHSPPAGTVRMGPDLEKATTKRTNEELVDALLRPSKLIDKEYAQVSVLTVDGQILTGIRVSENDDEMVLRNLAQPEPITISQDDVEDVIESKVSLMPENLMRQMKNRKEFNDLLKYIIEVRKK